In Erythrobacter sp. F6033, a single genomic region encodes these proteins:
- a CDS encoding MFS transporter, with amino-acid sequence MGKTGFAWAIFEWARNPYYILIVIYIFAPYFARDIIGADLLASGELDALGPDEALRTANAQGQATIASVTKWAGLIAALSAPFLGAALDRGGRLKPLLAVFLGTIALCSGMLWFAQPGGAGLPVWAIMSLLVAAYVSYTYSEVTHNAMLSVSGQPERLSMISGLGLGLGNLAAVLIFVALALLLILPGAIQWPFAEPQFGMDLTTFDHARIAGPICAVWLVTFSIPFFLNAKDPGVPGASWRAAFVSGFQTVLKTLREATKYPDLMKFLIARMFYQDGMAALLALSAVYVALFLDWGFLEMLCFAIFGSAWAFLGGIFGGWLDGKVGVKNALIIEIVVMVIAFSAQLSLTQDTLFFGAMQNYQVWDGLVFQSLSDLTYLSLISVVAVTVTASISSSRAMLVTLAPAGRSGEFFGLYAIAGTITVWMGPLLVELFTTAFNDQRVGMASICLLFGIGLAVLLFVRMPERA; translated from the coding sequence TTGGGCAAGACAGGGTTCGCCTGGGCCATTTTCGAATGGGCTCGTAATCCTTATTACATCCTGATCGTCATCTACATCTTCGCGCCGTACTTTGCGCGAGACATTATCGGCGCAGACTTGCTCGCAAGCGGCGAGTTAGACGCTCTGGGGCCTGACGAAGCATTGCGAACCGCCAATGCGCAGGGGCAAGCTACAATCGCCTCTGTGACCAAATGGGCAGGCTTGATCGCCGCGCTTTCTGCCCCGTTTTTGGGCGCAGCGCTTGATCGCGGCGGGCGATTAAAGCCGCTTTTGGCGGTGTTTCTGGGCACCATCGCGCTCTGTTCGGGAATGTTGTGGTTTGCGCAGCCCGGAGGTGCAGGCCTGCCTGTTTGGGCGATCATGTCCCTGCTGGTCGCGGCCTATGTCAGCTACACCTATTCCGAAGTGACGCACAACGCGATGCTATCGGTCTCTGGCCAGCCCGAGCGGCTTTCGATGATTTCGGGGCTGGGACTGGGGCTTGGCAATCTGGCGGCAGTGCTGATCTTTGTCGCGCTTGCGCTGTTGCTGATCCTGCCAGGCGCGATCCAGTGGCCATTCGCGGAGCCTCAGTTTGGCATGGATCTGACCACATTCGACCATGCACGGATCGCGGGACCGATTTGCGCGGTTTGGCTGGTGACATTTTCGATCCCGTTTTTCCTCAACGCAAAGGATCCTGGCGTTCCCGGCGCAAGCTGGCGCGCGGCCTTTGTAAGCGGCTTTCAAACTGTTCTGAAAACCTTGCGCGAGGCGACCAAATACCCTGATCTGATGAAGTTCCTAATCGCGCGCATGTTCTACCAAGACGGTATGGCAGCGTTGCTCGCCTTGAGTGCGGTCTACGTCGCGCTGTTTCTTGATTGGGGCTTTCTCGAAATGCTGTGCTTTGCGATTTTCGGCTCAGCATGGGCGTTTCTCGGCGGCATTTTCGGCGGCTGGTTAGACGGTAAGGTGGGCGTGAAAAACGCTCTCATCATCGAGATTGTCGTTATGGTGATCGCGTTTTCAGCGCAGCTTTCGCTAACGCAGGACACTTTGTTCTTTGGAGCAATGCAGAATTATCAGGTGTGGGACGGATTGGTGTTCCAGAGCCTGTCCGACCTCACCTATCTTAGTCTGATCAGCGTAGTCGCAGTCACGGTAACAGCCAGTATTTCCTCGAGCCGCGCGATGTTGGTTACGCTCGCTCCGGCAGGGCGCAGCGGAGAGTTTTTCGGACTTTACGCCATTGCCGGGACGATCACGGTCTGGATGGGGCCTTTGCTGGTGGAATTGTTCACCACCGCATTCAACGATCAACGGGTCGGCATGGCGTCGATCTGCCTGCTGTTCGGCATTGGTTTGGCGGTGTTGCTATTCGTTAGAATGCCTGAGCGGGCCTGA
- a CDS encoding alpha/beta hydrolase, with translation MSDVLKDAVVSMQQVGGRTLRVATWRLDEPSEHLPVLFFNGIGANIEAVAPLADALPERAFIMFDMPGVGESPDPTIPYNPFTISWTASKLLDQLGVGDVDVMGISWGGGIAQHFAMQHASRTRRVVLIATSAGMLMVPGSPKALTKMANPRRYIDTDYMLKNFETLYGEGLGKTKGKKGHMSLLKPPSPRGYMYQLMCMLGWTSAPALPFLLKQKTLIMMGDDDAIVPLANGKFLSMLIPDSELVVMEGGGHLFLLSHKEQCTAAMREFLDRSASGEEREAA, from the coding sequence ATGTCTGATGTCTTAAAAGACGCCGTGGTATCTATGCAGCAGGTGGGCGGACGGACGCTACGGGTTGCTACATGGCGGCTGGATGAGCCGAGCGAGCATTTGCCTGTGCTTTTCTTCAACGGGATCGGCGCGAATATCGAAGCAGTTGCGCCATTGGCCGATGCACTTCCAGAGCGCGCTTTCATCATGTTTGACATGCCGGGTGTGGGCGAATCGCCCGATCCGACAATACCGTACAACCCCTTCACCATTAGCTGGACCGCGTCAAAACTGCTCGACCAACTCGGCGTCGGTGATGTCGATGTAATGGGCATCAGCTGGGGCGGCGGTATTGCCCAACATTTTGCTATGCAACACGCGAGCCGCACGCGCCGCGTCGTTCTGATCGCGACAAGCGCCGGCATGCTGATGGTTCCGGGCAGCCCGAAGGCGCTGACCAAGATGGCCAATCCGCGCCGCTACATCGACACCGATTACATGCTGAAGAACTTCGAAACGCTTTACGGCGAAGGTCTAGGCAAGACGAAGGGCAAGAAGGGGCACATGTCCCTGCTCAAACCACCCTCCCCGCGCGGCTATATGTATCAGCTGATGTGTATGCTTGGCTGGACCAGCGCACCGGCGCTACCATTTCTGCTCAAGCAGAAAACCCTCATCATGATGGGCGATGACGATGCCATCGTGCCGCTCGCCAATGGCAAGTTTCTGTCCATGCTCATTCCCGATAGCGAGCTCGTCGTGATGGAAGGCGGCGGACACCTGTTCCTGCTTTCTCACAAAGAGCAATGCACCGCAGCAATGCGCGAATTTCTAGACCGTTCAGCGAGCGGAGAAGAGCGCGAAGCAGCGTAG
- a CDS encoding alpha/beta fold hydrolase: MKRSVEERTARGDLMSDSTIKLENEAAQSTNALGPLIGVAREDFVSAVALLLRETASDPNRAFKHAKSFSEDMVKILTGKSDLAPNPKDKRFQDPAWQFNPFFRAGAQYYLAVQKGMRSWLEELELDELERNRANFIANIILDGLAPTNTLAGNPIAQKQIINSGGLSLIKGLQNAYNDLVHNKGMVSQVDKRPFKLGENIATSKGSVVHRTEMYELVQYAPITDEVHEIPQLTIPPQINKMYINDLSPEKSIIKWQVDNGLQTFVISWRNPSKDQGHWGLGDYIASCEEALEVVSQITGSKKVNVSAGCSGGQTASVLASKLAATNNDILGTLTLMVCVLHPKQTDIEAASLVSENGTALARQRAAKAGIIKADDLARGFAWLRPNDLIWNYVINNYLLGMDPPAFDVLYWNADATNLSASLMGDFLTLFETLAFTKQGEVEMADHMVDLSKVTSDMFILGGVTDHITPWKATYRSTQLFGSKNVTYVLSQSGHMQAILNPPGNPKAKYFVQKKKGKLPDTADEWLQGTEEVKGSWWPYWMEWIQKRSGPMKSAPKKLGSTKHKPTDPAPGLYVVEEV, encoded by the coding sequence ATGAAAAGGTCCGTCGAAGAACGGACCGCAAGAGGGGACCTTATGTCAGACAGCACGATCAAGCTCGAAAACGAAGCTGCGCAATCCACCAACGCCTTGGGGCCATTGATTGGAGTTGCACGTGAGGACTTTGTGAGCGCCGTCGCGCTCCTGTTGCGAGAAACAGCTTCGGATCCGAACCGTGCTTTCAAGCATGCCAAATCGTTTAGCGAAGACATGGTCAAAATCTTGACCGGCAAAAGCGACCTTGCGCCCAACCCTAAGGACAAACGTTTTCAGGACCCAGCGTGGCAGTTCAACCCGTTTTTCCGCGCGGGCGCTCAATATTATCTCGCCGTGCAAAAGGGCATGCGCAGCTGGCTCGAAGAACTTGAGCTGGATGAGCTGGAGCGCAACCGGGCGAACTTTATCGCCAACATCATCCTTGATGGACTTGCGCCGACCAACACACTCGCCGGCAACCCGATCGCGCAAAAACAGATCATCAATTCCGGCGGTCTGTCGCTGATCAAAGGCCTGCAGAATGCCTACAACGATCTGGTCCACAACAAGGGCATGGTCAGCCAGGTCGACAAGCGCCCCTTCAAGCTGGGTGAGAACATCGCGACATCCAAAGGCTCCGTGGTCCACCGCACCGAAATGTACGAGTTGGTGCAATATGCGCCGATCACCGATGAAGTGCATGAAATCCCGCAGCTAACGATCCCGCCTCAGATCAACAAGATGTACATCAATGATCTGTCGCCGGAGAAATCGATCATCAAATGGCAGGTTGATAACGGGCTTCAGACTTTTGTGATTTCATGGCGCAATCCATCGAAAGACCAAGGCCACTGGGGCCTCGGCGATTACATTGCGTCGTGCGAAGAGGCGCTTGAGGTCGTTTCGCAAATCACCGGATCGAAAAAGGTCAATGTTTCGGCTGGCTGCTCAGGTGGCCAAACCGCATCGGTCCTCGCTTCGAAACTTGCCGCAACGAACAACGACATTCTCGGCACTTTGACTCTGATGGTTTGCGTTCTTCACCCGAAACAGACCGATATCGAAGCCGCGTCGCTTGTTAGCGAGAACGGTACTGCTCTTGCCCGCCAACGCGCCGCAAAAGCAGGCATTATCAAGGCAGATGATCTCGCACGCGGCTTTGCATGGCTGCGGCCGAACGATCTCATCTGGAACTATGTGATCAACAATTACCTGCTCGGCATGGATCCACCAGCTTTCGACGTGCTGTATTGGAATGCCGATGCGACAAACCTGTCGGCCAGCTTGATGGGCGATTTCCTGACACTGTTCGAAACACTTGCCTTTACCAAGCAAGGCGAAGTCGAGATGGCCGATCACATGGTCGACCTATCCAAGGTAACTTCGGACATGTTCATCCTTGGCGGCGTGACCGATCATATCACTCCGTGGAAAGCGACTTATCGTTCGACCCAGCTGTTCGGGTCGAAAAACGTCACATATGTCTTAAGCCAGTCAGGTCACATGCAGGCTATCCTGAACCCTCCTGGCAATCCGAAAGCCAAATACTTCGTCCAGAAGAAGAAGGGCAAACTCCCCGACACCGCGGACGAGTGGTTGCAAGGAACGGAAGAGGTCAAAGGCAGTTGGTGGCCGTATTGGATGGAATGGATTCAAAAGCGCTCAGGTCCGATGAAATCGGCGCCAAAAAAACTTGGCAGCACCAAACACAAACCAACAGACCCCGCACCCGGACTCTACGTCGTAGAGGAAGTCTGA
- a CDS encoding EAL domain-containing protein, with amino-acid sequence MGGLLSRFGGAPQKASPPEGEDAPLAPIRSSDVERRAGLLDSLEKSDLGWFWASDRAGRLIYLSGPAAERISESTESLLGTKISELFLDDKDAEDSSTQRPLKFQLAARNSLRPTIVKIERGGKTKWWEISGAPMLADGDAFSGYHGIARDVTATIASQRNAEKLSRYDSLTGLANRHRITHKLSATLSAFQVAKRSCATMLLDLDRFKQVNDTMGHPAGDELLKQVSQRLTRIVGDQGEIGRLGGDEFQILLPDVEDRAVLGELSERIIQMLSQPYSINGMRAVIGCSVGVAVAPFDGIESEELIKAADLALYAAKGGGRGQFRFYSSDLRDKASHRHQIEEDLRDALSKNELEMHFQPIVSADEHRVVCVEALMRWNHAERGMVSPADFIPVAEEVGIIRELGEWAINDVCQKVASWQSGICAAINVSAVQFASDNFFDIVKKALQNSGVDPSQIELEITESVFVGDIERALRMFRELKEIGVRLALDDFGTGYSSLSYLRDAPFDKIKIDQSFVRGCTEEGNNNGAIVSAVVSLAKALNMETVAEGVETKDELEAVVSFGAARIQGALFARAMPEQELRERLDKGALLFEPKGPEKYRSDRRTEFRKIGLIHEDSRYSVFLRNLSKTGAKIEGLLDVPIGTDIVLDLGGGQLAVAKVRRSEGFSQGVEFETALVSDGADGLCTRHRVSPYQIEAAGRPLGALNDLAVAAITGAMSKSPKAFIEVDMSVPGEQMAAQAY; translated from the coding sequence ATGGGCGGATTGTTATCACGGTTTGGCGGGGCTCCGCAGAAAGCGTCTCCGCCAGAGGGCGAGGACGCTCCCCTTGCGCCAATTCGTTCCTCCGATGTTGAACGCCGTGCCGGGTTGCTCGATAGCCTGGAGAAATCTGATCTTGGGTGGTTCTGGGCAAGCGATAGAGCGGGCCGACTGATTTATCTGTCCGGCCCAGCTGCTGAACGGATATCCGAAAGCACTGAAAGTCTTTTAGGGACAAAGATCAGCGAACTTTTCCTGGATGACAAAGACGCCGAGGACTCTTCAACCCAGCGCCCACTAAAATTCCAACTCGCTGCTAGAAATTCGCTGCGCCCCACAATTGTCAAAATAGAACGCGGCGGGAAAACCAAATGGTGGGAGATTTCAGGCGCGCCAATGCTTGCCGATGGAGACGCATTTAGCGGCTATCACGGCATTGCGCGCGACGTCACCGCGACGATCGCCAGTCAGCGTAACGCAGAAAAACTCTCACGGTACGATTCGCTCACCGGGCTCGCCAATCGGCATCGTATAACTCACAAGCTTTCTGCAACGCTCAGCGCGTTTCAAGTCGCGAAGCGCAGCTGCGCGACGATGCTACTTGATCTGGACCGTTTCAAGCAGGTCAATGACACGATGGGTCACCCCGCCGGCGATGAGCTGCTTAAACAGGTTTCACAGCGCCTAACGCGTATTGTCGGCGATCAAGGTGAGATTGGCCGGCTGGGCGGCGATGAATTCCAGATTTTGTTACCGGACGTTGAAGACCGCGCTGTGCTTGGCGAATTGTCAGAGCGGATCATTCAGATGCTGTCGCAGCCATACTCGATCAACGGTATGCGCGCCGTCATTGGTTGCTCTGTCGGTGTCGCTGTTGCCCCATTTGATGGAATCGAAAGCGAGGAACTGATCAAAGCAGCCGATCTGGCGCTTTACGCAGCAAAAGGCGGAGGCCGCGGCCAGTTCCGCTTCTATTCCAGCGACCTTCGCGACAAAGCAAGCCATCGTCATCAGATCGAAGAAGATCTTCGCGACGCGCTTTCCAAGAATGAACTGGAAATGCACTTCCAACCGATCGTGAGCGCTGACGAGCACCGCGTCGTCTGCGTTGAAGCACTGATGCGCTGGAATCATGCGGAACGCGGCATGGTCTCGCCTGCGGACTTTATCCCGGTGGCCGAAGAAGTCGGGATTATCCGCGAACTTGGCGAATGGGCGATCAATGATGTCTGCCAAAAAGTTGCAAGCTGGCAAAGCGGGATTTGCGCTGCGATCAATGTTTCAGCTGTCCAGTTCGCATCGGATAATTTCTTCGATATCGTGAAGAAGGCTCTGCAAAATTCCGGCGTTGACCCTTCACAAATCGAACTGGAAATTACCGAAAGCGTCTTTGTAGGCGATATCGAACGTGCGCTCAGAATGTTCCGGGAGCTAAAAGAGATTGGCGTGCGACTTGCGCTGGATGATTTCGGAACCGGCTATTCGTCGCTCAGCTATCTGCGTGATGCACCGTTCGATAAGATCAAGATCGATCAGAGTTTTGTTCGCGGGTGCACCGAAGAGGGCAACAACAACGGAGCGATTGTATCTGCCGTTGTAAGTTTGGCCAAAGCGCTGAACATGGAAACAGTCGCGGAAGGCGTCGAGACAAAGGACGAACTCGAAGCGGTTGTGTCTTTTGGCGCGGCGCGCATTCAGGGTGCTCTATTTGCGCGGGCAATGCCCGAGCAGGAACTGCGCGAGCGATTGGATAAGGGGGCCTTGCTCTTTGAACCGAAAGGGCCGGAAAAGTATCGTTCGGATCGGAGGACTGAGTTCCGGAAGATTGGACTCATCCATGAAGACAGCCGCTACAGCGTGTTTTTGCGAAACCTTTCCAAGACAGGTGCGAAAATCGAAGGTCTACTCGACGTGCCGATTGGGACTGACATAGTTCTGGATCTTGGCGGCGGGCAACTTGCAGTCGCGAAAGTGCGCCGTTCAGAAGGGTTCAGTCAGGGCGTCGAATTCGAGACAGCATTGGTCAGCGATGGAGCGGACGGATTGTGCACTCGGCACCGCGTTTCTCCTTATCAAATCGAAGCTGCTGGACGTCCTTTGGGTGCTCTGAATGATCTGGCGGTGGCCGCGATCACTGGCGCCATGAGCAAGAGCCCGAAAGCGTTTATTGAAGTCGATATGAGCGTACCAGGCGAACAAATGGCCGCACAGGCTTACTGA
- a CDS encoding EAL domain-containing protein — MSDGERLAMLDELEQSGLGWFWASDSEGNLTYLSGAIADRLEIPLEALIGKPLASVFVPVDGEGQTKSLALMHAARKAFSGIAVRAVDRSEGAVVRLAGQPVFKDGKHFSGFRGTGADITEEYHREAETARLAKFDSLTGLLNRHRMAQQIETTLTAFKTAKRDCAIMMLDLDKFKQVNDTLGHAAGDELLKQVAERLRRAIDKDCEIGRLGGDEFQVLLPDIDDRGVLGDIASKIITMLKQPYSLEEGRCVIGASVGIAIAPHDGVTCDEVVRSADLALYAAKNGGRGQYRFFSCDLENEAIFRRRLEADLGKAIREQELFLKYEPIVHAKTQEVCALEAHICWNHEQRGEIDEEEFALILEDSSRVIEVGKWAITQACEHAAEWPDTIRVAVNVPVPLFNHSDFVEYVAEALQTADMHAGRLELEVNEAVFFGDTNHVDRTLAQLFKLGVRLTLDEFGSGYSSLAYLRRAPFDAIKIDEKLLAEADRHDSRELSLVKAIVALSGALEMDTIANGIETNTLLASLLDCGVSFVEGPIFSDPVDKDTVEAELLGEGWTIQPCGDRTKRARRRTVYRKIHVIHADHSYEVTLRNLSKTGALIEGLSDVPKGTQFVVDLGGGQLAVATVIRAMSDNQGLEFEQPLVDDGSGGLCTRNRVSPYALASAGAPLAALAPGSYKGMEGGMLDQSASMPKFGYASSTVNEAA; from the coding sequence ATGTCCGATGGCGAACGTTTGGCGATGCTCGATGAACTTGAGCAGTCAGGGCTCGGTTGGTTCTGGGCCAGCGATTCAGAAGGCAATCTCACCTATCTCAGCGGCGCTATCGCTGATCGGCTGGAGATCCCCCTCGAAGCCTTGATTGGAAAGCCGCTCGCGAGCGTTTTCGTACCTGTTGATGGTGAAGGCCAAACAAAGTCGCTCGCTCTGATGCATGCAGCTCGTAAGGCATTTTCTGGCATCGCAGTTAGAGCCGTCGATCGATCAGAAGGAGCGGTTGTCCGCTTGGCAGGACAACCTGTTTTCAAGGACGGCAAACACTTCTCGGGATTCCGGGGAACCGGTGCTGACATTACCGAAGAGTACCACCGTGAGGCCGAAACCGCTCGGCTAGCGAAATTCGATTCCCTGACGGGCCTTCTCAACCGCCATCGCATGGCACAGCAGATCGAAACGACTTTAACCGCTTTCAAAACTGCAAAGCGTGACTGCGCGATCATGATGCTCGATCTCGATAAGTTCAAACAAGTGAACGACACTCTGGGTCATGCGGCTGGTGACGAACTTTTGAAGCAAGTTGCAGAGCGGCTTCGGCGGGCAATCGATAAGGATTGCGAGATCGGCCGGCTGGGCGGCGATGAATTTCAGGTTTTGCTTCCGGATATCGATGACCGCGGCGTCCTTGGAGACATCGCTTCAAAGATTATCACGATGCTTAAACAGCCTTACTCCTTGGAAGAGGGGCGATGTGTCATTGGTGCGTCTGTGGGGATCGCCATTGCGCCGCATGACGGGGTCACCTGTGACGAAGTCGTTCGCTCTGCCGACCTTGCTCTTTATGCTGCCAAGAACGGTGGGCGTGGTCAGTATCGGTTCTTTTCCTGCGATCTCGAAAACGAAGCAATTTTTCGCCGCCGTCTCGAAGCCGATTTGGGCAAGGCCATTCGCGAACAAGAACTGTTTCTCAAATACGAACCGATTGTTCATGCCAAGACACAGGAGGTCTGCGCCTTGGAAGCGCATATCTGTTGGAACCATGAGCAGCGCGGCGAGATTGACGAGGAAGAATTCGCTTTGATCCTGGAGGATTCAAGCCGGGTTATCGAAGTCGGAAAATGGGCAATCACGCAAGCATGTGAACACGCGGCAGAATGGCCCGATACCATACGCGTTGCAGTGAATGTTCCTGTTCCGCTGTTCAATCATAGCGACTTTGTCGAGTATGTGGCCGAGGCTTTGCAAACCGCAGATATGCATGCTGGGCGGCTGGAGCTTGAGGTCAATGAGGCTGTATTCTTCGGCGATACCAACCATGTTGACCGCACGCTGGCCCAGTTGTTCAAATTGGGTGTGCGCCTGACCCTGGACGAGTTTGGGAGTGGATATTCTTCACTGGCATATCTGCGCCGCGCGCCTTTTGATGCGATCAAAATTGATGAGAAGCTTCTTGCCGAAGCTGACCGGCACGACAGCCGTGAGTTGAGCCTGGTCAAAGCGATTGTAGCGCTTTCCGGTGCTTTGGAAATGGACACCATCGCCAACGGCATCGAAACGAATACATTGCTCGCGTCTTTGCTCGATTGCGGTGTGAGTTTTGTCGAAGGTCCGATATTCTCCGACCCAGTCGATAAAGATACCGTCGAAGCTGAGTTGCTAGGCGAGGGATGGACCATCCAGCCATGCGGCGATCGCACGAAACGGGCACGCCGCAGAACTGTATACCGCAAAATCCATGTCATCCATGCCGATCATTCTTACGAAGTGACTCTGCGCAACCTTTCAAAAACTGGCGCCCTTATCGAAGGGCTTTCGGACGTGCCAAAGGGAACGCAATTCGTGGTCGACCTTGGCGGCGGACAACTTGCCGTCGCGACCGTAATTCGTGCGATGTCAGACAATCAAGGCCTCGAGTTCGAACAGCCATTGGTCGATGATGGCTCAGGGGGGCTCTGCACCCGCAACCGCGTCTCACCGTATGCGCTTGCTTCGGCAGGGGCACCATTGGCAGCACTGGCACCTGGAAGCTATAAAGGCATGGAAGGTGGCATGCTGGATCAAAGCGCCAGCATGCCCAAGTTTGGCTACGCTTCCAGCACGGTGAACGAGGCGGCATAA
- the lepA gene encoding translation elongation factor 4, producing the protein MTDLSKIRNFSIIAHIDHGKSTLADRLIQFTGGLTEREMSEQVLDNMDIEKERGITIKAQTVRLNYTAKDGETYQLNLMDTPGHVDFAYEVSRSLAACEGALLIVDAAQGVEAQTLANVYQSIEHDHEIVPVINKVDLPAAEPERVQEEIEEVIGLDASEAVMTSAKTGIGIEEVLEAVVAKIPPPKGQRDVPLKASLVDSWYDPYLGVVILVRVIEGVLHKGLNVKFMQGGTQHLIDRVGCFTPKRTDLNELGPGEIGFITAQIKEVEQARVGDTITTVKGGATKALPGYKEVQPVVFCGLFPVDAADFEKLRESIGKLRLNDASFSFEMESSAALGFGFRAGFLGLLHLEIIQERLSREYDLDLITTAPSVVYRLQLGKTKNEDAKEIMLHNPADWPDVNRIQMIEEPWIKAVIYTPDEYLGAILKLCQDRRGVQTDLTYVGGRAQVTYELPLNEVVFDFYDRLKSISRGYASFDYEQIGLREGDLVKMNILVNNEPVDALSLIVHAGVAEERGRGMCERLKDLIPRHLFKIPVQAAIGGKIIARETIAAMRKDVTAKCYGGDISRKKKLLEKQKKGKAKMREYGNVSIPQEAFIAALRMGEE; encoded by the coding sequence ATGACTGACCTTTCCAAAATCCGTAACTTCTCGATCATTGCTCACATTGATCATGGCAAATCCACGCTGGCTGACCGGTTGATCCAGTTTACGGGCGGCCTGACAGAGCGTGAGATGTCCGAACAAGTTCTTGATAATATGGATATCGAGAAAGAGCGCGGTATCACCATCAAGGCGCAGACCGTGCGCCTCAACTACACCGCCAAAGACGGCGAGACCTATCAGCTCAATCTGATGGATACGCCCGGTCACGTGGACTTCGCCTATGAAGTCTCGCGCTCCCTCGCCGCATGTGAAGGTGCGTTGCTCATCGTGGACGCTGCGCAAGGCGTCGAGGCGCAAACCCTTGCCAACGTCTACCAATCGATTGAGCACGATCACGAAATCGTCCCCGTCATCAACAAAGTCGATCTGCCTGCCGCCGAACCGGAGCGTGTGCAGGAGGAAATCGAAGAGGTTATTGGCCTCGACGCATCCGAAGCCGTGATGACATCAGCCAAAACCGGCATTGGCATCGAGGAAGTGCTCGAAGCGGTCGTCGCCAAAATCCCACCACCGAAAGGCCAACGCGATGTCCCGCTCAAAGCCTCTTTGGTGGATAGCTGGTATGACCCGTATCTCGGCGTCGTCATCCTCGTCCGCGTGATTGAGGGGGTTTTGCACAAAGGGCTCAACGTCAAATTCATGCAGGGTGGCACACAGCACCTGATCGACCGCGTCGGCTGCTTCACCCCCAAGCGCACCGATTTGAACGAGCTTGGCCCGGGCGAAATCGGCTTTATCACCGCGCAGATCAAAGAGGTTGAGCAGGCCCGCGTCGGTGATACGATCACCACGGTGAAGGGCGGTGCAACGAAAGCGCTGCCCGGATATAAAGAAGTTCAGCCGGTTGTGTTTTGCGGCCTCTTCCCCGTGGATGCCGCGGACTTTGAAAAGCTGCGCGAGAGCATCGGCAAATTGCGGCTTAACGATGCCAGCTTTAGTTTTGAAATGGAAAGCTCCGCCGCGCTTGGTTTTGGCTTCCGCGCTGGCTTCCTCGGTTTGTTGCACCTCGAGATTATTCAGGAGCGCCTCAGCCGCGAGTATGACCTTGATCTGATCACCACCGCGCCCTCGGTCGTTTACCGCCTGCAATTGGGCAAAACGAAGAATGAAGACGCGAAGGAGATCATGCTCCACAACCCCGCCGATTGGCCGGATGTAAACCGCATCCAGATGATCGAGGAACCGTGGATTAAGGCGGTGATCTATACCCCGGACGAGTATCTCGGCGCGATCCTGAAGCTGTGCCAGGACCGGCGCGGGGTTCAGACCGATCTGACCTATGTCGGTGGCCGTGCGCAGGTGACATATGAGTTGCCTTTGAACGAGGTTGTGTTCGACTTTTACGACCGGCTGAAGAGCATTTCGCGGGGCTATGCCAGCTTTGACTACGAGCAGATCGGACTGCGCGAAGGCGATCTTGTGAAGATGAACATCCTTGTGAACAATGAGCCGGTCGATGCCCTATCGCTGATCGTGCATGCAGGGGTCGCGGAAGAGCGTGGTCGCGGCATGTGTGAGCGGCTTAAGGATTTGATTCCACGGCACTTATTCAAGATTCCCGTCCAAGCAGCCATCGGAGGCAAGATCATCGCCCGCGAGACTATCGCGGCGATGCGCAAAGACGTGACCGCCAAATGCTATGGCGGCGATATTTCGCGTAAGAAGAAACTGCTGGAGAAGCAGAAAAAGGGTAAAGCCAAGATGCGCGAATACGGCAATGTGAGCATCCCGCAGGAAGCGTTTATTGCTGCGCTGCGGATGGGGGAAGAATAG